The Coffea arabica cultivar ET-39 chromosome 1e, Coffea Arabica ET-39 HiFi, whole genome shotgun sequence genome has a window encoding:
- the LOC113733759 gene encoding aluminum-activated malate transporter 8-like, whose protein sequence is MNSTVIPIPPSAENVESSYKDAKNMGNKFSFLSTCSVAFRVIQEKRCSQGSMRKVIHSVKVGIALVLVSLLYLLDPLFTEVGENAMWAIMTVVVVFEFSAGATLSKGINRAIGTILGGGLGCLAAMLADEFGGIGNAIVVGASVFIVGAAATYSRLVPRIKRRYDYGVLIFILTFNLVAVSGVRADKVIRLAKQRLSTIGMGFAVCIFTNLLIFPIWAGDELHRSTAAKFDKLARCLEGCLEEEPNNKAENLGAKVKDCKSVFHSKSTDESLANFAKWEPWHGKFGLSHPWDKYLEIGEVLRELAALILSLGVCVQSSRQAAANQSRAIREPCEIIGLSLAWILRELGESIFNMTRCRAKALIAPKLEFIKQELSRLGSSLQIKGLEKDENLAMATFTFLLMQISENVEVIAQEVEKLGQLAYFRTKNPDV, encoded by the exons ATGAACTCAACCGTCATTCCAATTCCTCCAAGTGCAGAAAATGTTGAATCCTCGTATAAGGACGCCAAAAACATGGGAAACAAGTTTTCGTTTCTATCCACTTGTAGTGTTGCTTTCCGGGTCATCCAGGAAAAAAGATGTAGTCAGGGCAGCATGAGAAAAGTGATTCACAGTGTCAAGGTGGGGATTGCCTTGGTATTGGTCTCGCTGCTGTATCTGCTGGATCCGCTGTTCACTGAAGTTGGAGAAAATGCAATGTGGGCTATCATGACCGTCGTGGTTGTCTTCGAGTTCTCTGCAG GAGCTACGCTAAGCAAAGGCATAAACCGTGCAATCGGTACCATATTAGGCGGTGGATTGGGGTGCTTGGCTGCAATGTTGGCTGACGAGTTCGGAGGGATAGGCAACGCAATCGTTGTTGGCGCTTCGGTTTTTATCGTCG GAGCGGCCGCAACGTATTCGAGGTTGGTTCCAAGAATTAAAAGGAGATATGACTATGGCGTCTTGATCTTCATCCTCACCTTCAATCTGGTAGCTGTGTCGGGGGTACGGGCCGACAAAGTGATCAGGTTAGCCAAGCAGCGTCTGTCAACCATTGGCATGGGTTTTGCTGTCTGCATTTTCACCAACTTGCTTATTTTTCCAATTTGGGCTGGTGATGAGCTTCATCGTTCTACAGCAGCTAAATTCGACAAACTCGCACGTTGCCTTGAAg GATGTTTGGAGGAGGAACCCAACAACAAAGCAGAAAATCTGGGCGCCAAGGTCAAGGACTGCAAGTCAGTGTTCCACTCCAAGTCCACCGATGAATCACTG GCCAATTTTGCTAAATGGGAGCCCTGGCATGGGAAATTTGGATTGTCTCATCCATGGGACAAGTATCTGGAGATTGGAGAGGTCCTGAGGGAGCTCGCCGCCTTAATCCTTTCGCTCGGAGTGTGCGTTCAGTCATCCAGACAG GCTGCAGCAAACCAAAGCCGCGCAATCAGAGAACCGTGCGAAATCATAGGGTTGTCTCTTGCATGGATATTGAGAGAGCTGGGCGAGAGCATCTTCAACATGACAAGGTGCCGAGCCAAGGCTTTGATAGCACCAAAGCTGGAGTTCATTAAACAAGAACTAAGCCGGTTGGGCTCTTCTCTGCAAATCAAAGGACTAGAAAAAGATGAAAATCTTGCGATGGCAACCTTCACTTTCCTCTTAATGCAGATATCAGAAAATGTGGAAGTAATAGCGCAAGAGGTGGAAAAACTGGGACAGCTTGCTTATTTTAGGACCAAGAACCCAGATGTTTAA